In Rhodamnia argentea isolate NSW1041297 chromosome 5, ASM2092103v1, whole genome shotgun sequence, the DNA window ttcgaaataaatttaggacttaatctaaaattgagagttttttttaagAGGATGAGGCTATTTTTTATCACACAAAAAAGGGCAGTTGTCAAAGAAAATCACGACttccaaatttcgaaaaaaagacCTCGTGCAGGGCTCGAAAGAGTGaataaatattgctaatttaaacTATAGTACAGGGCAGATACAGAAATAAATACGGGGACATGTGGGGTCTAGACTAAACTCAGATCACATCAAAGTCTCGACTATTGCACTCGCCCTTCGTTGCAGTCTTTGAAGACAATACACTAAAaaacaaagacttattttcaacTAATGGTCGAGCTATAATCATGGAGCGACTGATAGTGACAGccatctttctttaaattttattttggcccAGTGACGACGTGGAGTAGTCTGCCACCATTCAACTTCTTTAGTCTATCTCCTCCCTCAGCATTACATTCCATGCccatctctcttctttcttcctcggcGTGGCGTTTGGGTCGTTCTTAAGGTTCTATATCGTTGGATTGCTGGTACTAAATCTTCGCCGTTGATCCCTCGTCCTTTCCTGGGCACAAcaattcttcctcctcctcctcctcctcctcctcctcctcttctttcttctccagtATCTGTGTCATCATTCTCTCCGTCTCTCCGTTTTCTCGCTCTTTGCTTCTGGTATTGAGAGATGTGCTGTCAATAGAAACGAAATGGGTTATGTAAGCATAATAGTTTTTTAGTATTTGTGAGAATAATAGTACACGTGAGATACAAATTCTTTAAAAAGTGAACCTCATAATAacacttaattaattattattattattttcgtgGTTCAAAACAGACTATGAATTTTATAATCATCCAAAAATTGATACATAATTAATTCTCAAACGAAATCTACTTTTTGTCTTGTAAAAATGACGGCTGTCAAAGAAAATCACCATATGTAAGTTCCGCCTCGTCTACACTGTACATGAAAAAATGACTCCCCCCAGCTTGTATACACTTCGGCAAACCCTTTTGAACTTCAACCGTATTCttctcttgaattttaattgtcCGGGCAGGAATTTAAGCTTAACCTACTGCCTTCTTTGGTTTGACCATTAAAACTACGCCAAATTATGTTTTTCAATCTAAGGCTCCTTTTCTTCCGTAGAAAATgaaagattcgaaaaatattttttaaaatataattgtttgtatggcttgaaataattagctaattaaaaatattcatattgtcgACGACAATTTACATATggatattttcttgaaagataaaatgtattctttattcattcatttttataagcaatacaagtgttcatctttaggaaaatattttttcaaatcattcatttttcgtgaaataaaaacaaccaaaattaatatattttattatcttttttttcttttcttttggttaatctttatttggttggattgattggtttttgttgatattgctatgataaaacaaaaatagcactaaaaataacatttttttgcCATTAACGAATGTCTTTACAACATATGAAAGTTCTACCATATATGAAAGTCATTTACCCCTATAATAGATACATTTACCAATTACAAGTAGCACATATTTAGAGTAACACGCAATCTTATCAACAAATTAGAAATTGATCGCTATGGATTGCTTTTCAACGgcaaacatctaattttatggTTAGACCAGTTCATTATGGAAGCCCctcttaaaatatatttaaaaaaaaaaaacttgaggaCGTACTAACCAACCCCAaaggggtttttggtttttctgGATGCgacgagaaaattgaattttatgcactacTAGCTAGAATATCTTATCCACCTAATTACAAGaattatttcgaccaaaaaaaaattacaagaattatgtgcctcatgactttattatttttacttagtcaaaatattttcaaacggCGATGATGCATCTACACAATTGGGgaaattgacaattttgatgggcGTGTTTGTCTTGTGAGACTAATAGATGCATATAAATTTAGCCGCCTAACATTCAACTATATCCGAGTCCAATATGATGAATACCCATCATATACTATTATTACTTTGACATTATACTTATTGAGCATCTCTCTCGTAAAATTATCGAATATCTGTAGTGTGGTAATTTTTACATCgacataatcattttcttaagaagcGTTACGGAATGCAAACTAAACTTGCTCGTTACTGCAAAAACGTCATGCTTGCTTAACTCCACGATTGGTGTGGTTAGTTGGGGCATTGCTAAAATTTTCAACTCGGAACCGAGGAATTGTCCGTTTGAATCCCACAATTTGCGTGCAAAGCTGTTTTGGGTTAGAGCCACTTGCACATGCTAAGGCCTGAGCTTAACTAGTTTTGCAGGATATTTCACTGGCTTAACCTCCACACCCGTGGCCCTAGATTGTAGCCAAAATAATTGCCTACTTGAGGAGAATGCTAACTTcatatggcaatttttttctagtatgtgcacttattctccatatattGGGTAGTTACTATGCAAAAGgtccttatcaacttaattacaaagGGAAACGCCCCTGatgactttatttattttgttaataaaCCTGACAAAGTTCGGAAAATGATACATGAAAAGGCGAGAGACTCATGACATGTCGTTACCGAACGGTCAACATGAATTAGATGTTAGTGCCTCGCCACTTAacagtggaggaaaggaaggagACATTGGTCCACGTTGGTGGCTTGATAGATGGGACCGACAGCggactttcttttattttaaatcgttGGATCTCCCGAACTGAAGCTCATCCATTGATTCGTCATCCTTTTCCGCACTCAAATCCCCTTCCCTTCTTCGCCTCACAatcattcttgctctgtttcgctcgttcttctcctcggccaaaccatcctccttcttcttcactacctgctgctctttctcttcattctatctctctctctcggtctccCCGTTtgatcgctctttctttctcgaaaaggaaaaatcaaagcaaaatgtcgACGGATTCTGCTGTTTCTATTGGGTGGGATGTCTTGAAGTGGATAGTTGTTCCCGTCAAGCGCCAATTCGGATACGTGAtctcctccaagagctacgcCCAGGATCTTCAGAAGGAGGTCGGGAAGCTGGCGTACGAGGCTGACATGGTCCACAATGACGTGGAAGTGGCCAGAAACAATAGCCGGGAGGTCTACAGTCATGTCGTGGAGTGGCAGGCAAAGGCTGAGAAGGCCTTGAAGGAGGCGCGAGACCTGTTGGGCGACTTCGAAAAGGCGAGCAAGACTTGTTGCTATGGGAGTCTTCCCGAACCCTGttgtcgctatcagttcagcaggaAGGCCAAGCACATGATCGGGGGCATTCAGCAACTCGCTCAAGAATTTAGTGAATTCAAGTATATTTCCTTCAGTGGTACTGCTCCAGGGAATGCGGCTGCTTCGACTCCGGCCAAGAGAGAAGGCAAAGATGTCGTCCAGTCGACCATCTCGATGGCCTCAGCTTCTTTTGCCTCGATGTCAATTAAGCTTAAGGACGACGGCATGGTCCAATCCAGAGAATTGATCATGCAGGAGATCATGGCTGCTCTTGCTGATAACAATAATAGCGTGGTCGGGATTTACGGAATGGGCGGGGTCGGCAAGTCCACCCTATTGGACGACGCGGAAAGGAGGATAAAGAAAGCGAAGTCgtttgattgggtcgctaaggccgacgtgtcggaAAATCAAGACGTCAAgaggattcaaggagagattgcGCACGCGTTGGACCTGGACATAAAGGATGTGGAGTACGTCAATTCGCGAGCGGAGCGTCTGCGCACGAGGTTGGAAAATGAggtgagggagaagaagaaggtgctcataatactggacaacctgTGGAAAGGGCTTGACTTGAAGTCAGTAGGCATTCCTTGCGGACACAACAACAAAGTCATAGGATGCAAGTTGCTGTTGACGTCAAGATTTCAAGATGTTTTGCGAAGGGAAATGGGCTGCGACAGGGACTTCCTCCTCGATGcgctgaaggaggaagaggcaaaaagattgTTTGAGAGGACGGTGGGCGACAAAGTTCATCACGATCCGTTCAAATCCCTGGTGGATGAAGCACTCAACAAATGTGCAGGTTTACCTTTCCTAATTATTGCAATGGCGAATGTTTTTAGAGACGCCGATTTTAGCGAATGGAAGGATGTTTTGAGACAAATTGAGATGTCTACCAACAAAGGAATCAGTGAAAGAATAAACGAGATGCTGCAGTTGAGCTATAATCGTTTCAAAGGGGAAGATGGCAAGGAGGTGAAGTCATTGTTACGGCTATGTGTCGTTTACGGTGTCTCTAAGCCCTCTCTTGAAAACTTGGTGAGGTATGGCGTGGGTTCGAGGTTATTTCGAGAAGATAGCAGCATGGAAGAAGTGAGAGACAGGTTGAGCTCACTGATCCGAACCCTGAAAGCCTCATCCTTTTTGTTAGAAAACGAtgaagatgttgatggtttcaaGATACAAGACTTGGTTCGTGGATTCGTTGCCTCGGTAGCTTCAAGTGATGACCCTCTTCTGGTgttgaaaaatcatgataagTCGGCCATAGAGTTGCCAAAGGATAAGCTCAAAAGTTGCACAGCGGTATGCTTTCCCTACATCGACAAGGAGGAGCTCCTTGAACAGTTAGATTGCCCTGAAATgcggatctttttgttgttcacaAACAATGAATCTCTTAAGGTCCCAGGCTCATGTTTCAACTCTATGAGAAAACTCATGGTCTTACATCTTTCTCAGGTGCGGCTCACTCGTTCACCTTCGCCGTTTCAGTTCTTGGAAAACTTACACACTCTGTGCCTAAATGGTTGTTTGTTAGATGATGTAGTCATGATCGGCGAGCTAAAGTGGCTACGTGTTCTTAGCTTTGCGAACTCCAAAATTCAacgattgccaaaagaaattggaCAATTGGTGGAGCTACGGTTGTTAGACTTAAACCATTGCTCAAAACTTGagataattgaaccgggtgttcttgggagcttgatgaaattggaggagttgtatATGGAGAGTAGTTTTGATCATTGGAATGCCGTGGAGCAAACTCCACCCACTAATGCCGGGCTTATTGAGTTGAATAACTTGAAGAATCTCTGCACTTTGCATGTGTCCATTTTCGATCCGAGTGTGCTCCCGGAGGATCTAAACGTCGAGAAACTAACCAAGTACCAAATCCGGATTGGTGATGTGCCACGCCGGCGAAGTCGCAATGCATCAAGTACATTGGAGGTTCAGTTAGATCCAATGAGCGATATTCTACGGAAAGGATGCATACGGACTTTATTAGGCAAAACCGACGATCTCTTTTTAAACGGATTAAATGGAATTGAGCAAAGTATTTGCGCGTTATCACATAAAGGCTTTCCGAAATTAAAGTACCTACAGGTCGAGAATAGTCCCTCCGTCCATTACATCCTCCAATCACCATCACATACAGAGTTTAAGATGTTGGAGTCATTACTTCTCGATAACCTCATCAACTTGGAAAAGATATGCAACAACCACATCTCCTCCAATTCCTTCAGTGCATTAAAGGTAGTACAAGTTGAAAACTGTGACaagatggaagttttgtttcctctttcattattgagagaacttccacaccttgaagagatccaagttgTTAGATGTCACTTAATGCGGGAGATTGTAGAAGTGGATGATTGTGGCAAACTTGAGTTGCGGAATTTGCATGTCTTGAAATTGCGTGATCTGCCGAATATGAAGAACTTTTGTACCGCCGGGATGGCTCCTTCAAGTTGTACATCAAACGACCATGTTGGCACTCAAGTTGCATTCTTCAACgggcaacaggtaactttctatcTAAACAATATGTTATTTGatgatcttttgttcatttgctaattagatgtgacatagattattgtccttattctttcttcttcttcttttttcggttCATTTTCTGCCTAATTACATTATCCTAATCATGCCTTCTCTGTAATTGCGTAAAGCAATCTTCTGTTACTCTTCATTGTGTAGAACTCCACCAAATAGAATGAAATCCACGTAAATTTAGATTGTGATAGGACTAGAGTTATTTGCAGCTTGCATGCGGcaagaaaaaatatgatatcTAGATGGCTTAGGTAAAAATCAATACGAAGAATGGGCAAGGGGTTTGGGTTTTCAAATAGTAGCAACGATGCTAATCTAATTGATGCACGTCTTTTCCCTATCGTGTGTTTCAATAAGCACTTAGTCATTGCATAGGCCCTACAAGTACAAACGCACACAATTACACGCATATTCATACTTGCAAAGCATATAAAAGATATAGATATATGTAAGCACTTTGGGCATAACAAACATAAATCTTCAActtctaattgaaaaaaaaaaaagaacatacatcttcaacttgtgccAATATCTCGTAGTCGAAGGCATTACTTGAGTGACTTTAAGGAAAAAGTTCACGAGATCCCCCATGAAGATTTAAATCGGTAAACACTTACTTGAAAATGTGGTTATATAAATTAGGGCGTATTGAAATTAAATAGCTGAATAGGGAGGCCATATGcacaatgaaattaaaaaaattagccttTTTTGATCGTTTCATATGCTTGGGATATATTTCAAAGCCCTTTTCACGAAGTCAaccatcttattattattttttgtcataatcTCTTTCAAGATCAttgcttttttttcctcatttttctttatttatattggaaattttcaactcattgtaaaaaatcacatgtgacaaataggtggaaattgtaattaattgtttaacaattttttagtgtaGTAGGTAAGCTGTTAAATTGGTTATTGTTAGTAATAGAAGTAAGTAAACTAAGGACAAACAGTGACAATTATCGTTGAAGTTGATGGTGGAGTTCAAGGCTCGTGCAATATATTAGTTTCGCAAGTTATTAAACATGAGCTTAcatggagagaaatttaagttgtcattataaatttatcaagtaCGAAAGGAAATTAGCCCTGTCGTAGGTTTAttcttattatataaattacaatatttCACGCATAAATTGATTGGGTCTGGCAAAGCCCAAGCGGGCTTAGGTGGATGGCGAAGGCGTCAAAAGGAAGTTACTTGTAGTAACTAAACTTTTATGACAGTAATTTCCCTTACgaaattacttttcaagattgCTAAGTTTCCTTAGGTGGGTAGTAAATTAGACATACCTTTCTGTAATTAAGGAATTATAGCATAATAATTTACTTCTCGTGATTGAAACTTGCCTTGTTGATCACACCATGAGATGTTGTCCTTTGTTTGTAAGTTGCCTATGTCTTTCATAACCACGGTCATTCTACAGTTTCTATATAATTTTGTCATGGTAGTAATGTGCATTGTGAGATAGTGTAGTACTTTTTGGCAATCATCCGACAAAATGAGCAATGTAACATCAAAGTAGTAACATAACCTAAGAGGGAGTGGTTTACCTTATAGGAAGGAATTTATCTTGAATGTACTTCCTTTTGCTCTAAGGATCACTAATCTTCGTAGTCATTAGCAAACTGAATGAATGCTATTTCCTGACGACTGTAGTTTCccttattgttaataaattgcaGACAAACTCTAAACCGTCCACGAAtatattgcaaataaaaaaaaaatgaagttcattagtTGTTTTTGTGGTCGTGAAGTACCTATTCTGATTGTAAACTAGCCTTTGTTATCATAGATTTttgtaaatgcaaaaattatcctaaagtCTGTAAATTTTCTTCCGCAACCATTTGTAATAACCTGCTATAGCACGTATGCTGATGGGTCTATCTGTCaggtttcaatcccatccttgGAGTCCTTGACAATGGCTGGACTTCCTAATCTGGAAGATATATGGACCGATGAATCTCCATTGGGGCTGAGCAGTCTCCAATTTCTTGAGGTCTCTTCATGCAAATCTCTCGCAAAGGTCATCAACTCCTGGTCGCTGGTAAAACTACGAGAGCTACACACTTTAAAGGTAGAAGATTGCGTTTTGGtgcaagaaatttttgaccTCGACGGTCTAGGCACCAGTGCAAATATCGAGACTCTTTCTGAGCTAGACACCATCTATATAAGAGGATTACCACGCTTGAGGTGCatatggaacaagaatccttGTGGAATTGTGAGATTCCATAAATTAAAGCAATTGAAGGTGTTTGGCTGTAACAGCCTCGAGTTTCTGTTTTTCCCATCCATGGTTCAATCTCTCGCACAATTGAGAGAACTAAATGTACaagattgcaagaagatggagacgATCATCATAGAGGATGAAGGGTTGGGATTAGACACATCAACAACTCTAGTATTCCCGATGTTAACCGATTTAGGGGTTGCACGTTTGGAAAGTTTGACGTGCTTCTCTCGCagaaagtgtaagattgattttttttttctggtttaatCGTTAAAGATCTTCTTAGATTCATCATTGCAATGCAAAAGATGGCATTCCtttcatctaattaaaaatcGATGACAGGTTCCCGAGAAGCTTGGAGTGAGGATCGTGTCAAATCACGCAATACTACCCTCTTCAATCAAGAGGTATGTAACAAACGCTACGTCAAGAtcttaaatataacaaaaatccaaTCATTGCATCAACTTTATGATCATAGCACTTCACAAGTTTACATGCTCTGTATTTCAAGTTGCCACGTAGCGTCACAAATAATTGGCTAGTTTCAATTCACATCAATGAGGGTTGGATCAATCACGGCAAAGTATTAAGAGATTGTAAAAGATGATATATACATATGGATAATTGTTATGCCAGCCAGCTAAATAAGTAAAACTAACAAATAAATAGTTATATTGGAGACAAAGCATGATCGTCAAGGCcaactttggttaaaattgattgctttCCATATGATCACCGCACCATAGAAGCTGAATAAGCCAAAGTAGAGTTACTCCtcaaattgtgattttgaattgaaatgaagaatataAAGTAGAGTCACTATACATACAAAAGTTGGATAATTAATCTCCAAGGAGCTCAAGTGCCAACTCTCGATTTACGTGGTTAAAGTCACTCCCGATAACTATATAGTAAAAGATTGTGATATAGCGATGTCATTGGAGAGCactatatttttgaatttttattataaattttatgtGTATTAAGTTCATATCAATTCATGTCATTTATAGATTTGTCGGATAATCATTTCAAAACAAGTTAATTCATATTGTAAATTGCCAGCCTTTcaattcttatttcttttaGCTACATCCTCATGCAAAAGGAATGTGGTTCTGGTTGAGACTTTCTTTCTGTCAAGGGGCGTGGGACGTTCACAAAGTGCTTACTTCATGCTTTCtttacttctcttctttccctcactGTGCTCGGTCAACGGTGTACCTTATACAATCTAGTAACCCTTTAGTCCATGTCGGTATTGTTGTCCAATCCATGCTTTGTGTTGTAAGCTTTTTCCAACTAGATTTCTTTGGCTagcattcctcttcttctttttttccttttcatgggcAGTAACGAGTGACAAAAACAGAACATGCTACTCTCTTGATATTCAaggtttcccacgtgcaatggaTCTCTTACCATTGTTCAAGTTTGcttcaaattgaaattgcaaGCATCTTATACATGCTATCTATGAACCATGAATGGTCATTTACATGAAATCAATATTctgtactttaaaaaaaaaaagggaaatatagCTTAAAAATGCACCGATATCCCAAATTATACGCATATTTTTCACACGTATTTTTATACCTTTAAATGCttcaaacatgtacaaaaatgtaccacaaCATAGAGCATTTCAATATGAACACGTCGGTACCAAGAACATGCCGATCGGACCTCAtatgcatatttaatttaaggAAAAACGGGAAATTtacgtgctaaaaaaaaaaatttcgcgaAATTGTCAGCCAGTTGcaaaacacgaaaaaaaaaaattcgctacAGCCGCCCACACGCGCCCACACTGCTGACCCTGCACATAATCTTTGGCGCATGGCGTGCACGCGcctacaatttttatctaacaattggatcatccaacacggtaacaaagaaatgaatcttaaaaggaaaattcaatcaattaagtatattgagttctttcaagtgtaaaatgatataaataagttTTGTTCATTTTGACCCAAGCAATCCCTTcttcattgttttattttttgactttttcaattttttta includes these proteins:
- the LOC125315125 gene encoding disease resistance protein At4g27190-like — translated: MSTDSAVSIGWDVLKWIVVPVKRQFGYVISSKSYAQDLQKEVGKLAYEADMVHNDVEVARNNSREVYSHVVEWQAKAEKALKEARDLLGDFEKASKTCCYGSLPEPCCRYQFSRKAKHMIGGIQQLAQEFSEFKYISFSGTAPGNAAASTPAKREGKDVVQSTISMASASFASMSIKLKDDGMVQSRELIMQEIMAALADNNNSVVGIYGMGGVGKSTLLDDAERRIKKAKSFDWVAKADVSENQDVKRIQGEIAHALDLDIKDVEYVNSRAERLRTRLENEVREKKKVLIILDNLWKGLDLKSVGIPCGHNNKVIGCKLLLTSRFQDVLRREMGCDRDFLLDALKEEEAKRLFERTVGDKVHHDPFKSLVDEALNKCAGLPFLIIAMANVFRDADFSEWKDVLRQIEMSTNKGISERINEMLQLSYNRFKGEDGKEVKSLLRLCVVYGVSKPSLENLVRYGVGSRLFREDSSMEEVRDRLSSLIRTLKASSFLLENDEDVDGFKIQDLVRGFVASVASSDDPLLVLKNHDKSAIELPKDKLKSCTAVCFPYIDKEELLEQLDCPEMRIFLLFTNNESLKVPGSCFNSMRKLMVLHLSQVRLTRSPSPFQFLENLHTLCLNGCLLDDVVMIGELKWLRVLSFANSKIQRLPKEIGQLVELRLLDLNHCSKLEIIEPGVLGSLMKLEELYMESSFDHWNAVEQTPPTNAGLIELNNLKNLCTLHVSIFDPSVLPEDLNVEKLTKYQIRIGDVPRRRSRNASSTLEVQLDPMSDILRKGCIRTLLGKTDDLFLNGLNGIEQSICALSHKGFPKLKYLQVENSPSVHYILQSPSHTEFKMLESLLLDNLINLEKICNNHISSNSFSALKVVQVENCDKMEVLFPLSLLRELPHLEEIQVVRCHLMREIVEVDDCGKLELRNLHVLKLRDLPNMKNFCTAGMAPSSCTSNDHVGTQVAFFNGQQVAFPSLETLRIMWMDSIEIIWDNQVAAESFRGLKSLIVYKCNKLANIVPSYILGRLKSLESLEVESYARASPLCFQPQ